A genomic window from Lycium barbarum isolate Lr01 chromosome 4, ASM1917538v2, whole genome shotgun sequence includes:
- the LOC132636465 gene encoding PRA1 family protein H, translating to MAFSANPLSLSVPEPVFESWLRDTGYLEILDQRTTDLHRHSSVNATATSSSAGAGVTNSAATSAVSISNGVFVLIFTRIGTLLSLFTLNPFAKLRSDDFSGDTPSWTGGLVGSLDSYSFPSSNSQARLRVHENVKRYARNYASLFVLFFACSLYQKLLALVGLISCLALWDVLKLCGDRWGLEQRPVIKQSLIRIAQCATAVILFCTNVQMALISAIAVSYAVMILHASFRKLTPSKQSTSKDGNRRILRN from the exons ATGGCATTCTCAGCCAACCCGTTATCTCTAAGTGTACCCGAACCCGTATTTGAATCATGGCTCCGAGATACAGGTTACCTCGAAATTCTCGACCAACGTACAACCGATCTCCACCGCCACTCCTCCGTCAACGCCACTGCCACGTCATCCTCCGCCGGTGCTGGTGTAACTAACTCTGCTGCCACCTCAGCAGTTTCAATTTCGAATGGAgtatttgttttgatttttacGCGTATTGGAACGTTGTTGTCGCTTTTTACGCTTAATCCGTTTGCCAAACTCAG GTCTGATGATTTTTCTGGTGATACTCCATCGTGGACGGGAGGATTGGTCGGGTCATTGGATTCGTATTCGTTTCCTTCGTCGAATTCTCAGGCGAGGCTTAGAGTTCATGAGAATGTGAAACGCTATGCGCGAAATTATGCGTCTCTGTTCGTCCTCTTCTTTGCTTGCTCTCT GTACCAAAAGCTGCTTGCCCTTGTAGGGTTGATATCATGTTTGGCACTTTGGGATGTGTTAAAGTTATGTGGAGACCGTTGGGGATTAGAGCAGCGTCCAGTTATCAAACAAAGCTTGATTCGCATTGCTCAGTGTG CAACTGCAGTTATTCTATTCTGTACCAACGTTCAAATGGCTCTCATCTCAGCTATTGCGGTCAGTTATGCAG TGATGATTCTGCATGCCTCATTTAGGAAGCTGACCCCCTCGAAACAGTCAACTTCAAAAGATGGAAACAGGAGGATTCTTAGAAATTGA